One part of the Thiohalorhabdus denitrificans genome encodes these proteins:
- the rpmJ gene encoding 50S ribosomal protein L36, protein MKVRASVKPICRNCRVIKRKGRVRIICSDPRHKQRQG, encoded by the coding sequence ATGAAAGTGCGTGCGTCGGTTAAGCCGATCTGTCGGAACTGCCGTGTGATTAAGCGCAAGGGCCGGGTCCGGATCATCTGCTCCGATCCGCGGCACAAGCAGCGGCAAGGTTGA
- the rplP gene encoding 50S ribosomal protein L16 has protein sequence MLQPNKTKYRKQQKGRNRGLAYRGDKVSFGSYALKATGRGRITSRQIEAARIAITRHIKRRGKVWIRVFPDKPVSKKPAEVRMGKGKGNPEFWVAQVQPGRILYELEGVPEDIAQEAMRRASAKLPFKTRFVSRGGGN, from the coding sequence ATGCTACAGCCGAACAAGACCAAGTATCGGAAGCAGCAAAAGGGGCGCAACCGCGGCCTGGCGTACCGGGGCGACAAGGTCAGTTTTGGGTCCTACGCCCTGAAGGCCACCGGGCGCGGTCGGATCACCAGCCGCCAGATCGAGGCCGCCCGTATCGCCATCACCCGCCACATCAAGCGGCGGGGCAAGGTGTGGATCCGGGTCTTCCCCGACAAGCCGGTGTCCAAAAAGCCGGCGGAGGTCCGCATGGGCAAGGGCAAGGGCAACCCGGAGTTCTGGGTGGCCCAGGTGCAGCCGGGCCGGATCCTCTACGAGCTGGAAGGGGTTCCCGAGGACATCGCCCAGGAGGCCATGCGGCGCGCCTCCGCTAAGCTCCCCTTCAAGACCCGGTTCGTCAGCCGCGGCGGCGGAAACTAG
- the rpsE gene encoding 30S ribosomal protein S5: MAGANPKADTPADDLQEKLVNINRAAKAVKGGRQFRFAALAVVGDGEGKVGFGRGKAREVPDGISKAMDQARKHMRHYPLHGDTLFHTVEGTHAGARVLLKPASPGTGIIAGGPVRAVMEVMGIKDVLAKSLGSSNPVNVVRATFDALDQMVSPEQMAAKRGKPVDEIWS; the protein is encoded by the coding sequence GTGGCAGGCGCGAATCCAAAAGCCGACACCCCGGCGGACGATCTGCAGGAAAAGCTGGTTAACATCAACCGCGCGGCCAAAGCCGTCAAGGGCGGTCGCCAGTTCCGGTTTGCGGCCCTCGCTGTCGTTGGCGACGGCGAAGGAAAAGTGGGCTTCGGTCGGGGCAAGGCCCGGGAGGTGCCCGACGGCATCTCGAAGGCCATGGATCAGGCCCGCAAGCACATGCGGCACTATCCCCTGCATGGGGATACCCTCTTCCACACCGTGGAGGGGACCCACGCCGGCGCCCGCGTCCTTCTCAAGCCCGCGAGCCCTGGTACCGGCATCATCGCCGGCGGCCCGGTGCGCGCCGTAATGGAGGTGATGGGGATCAAAGACGTCCTCGCCAAGTCCCTCGGGTCGTCGAACCCGGTGAACGTGGTGCGGGCCACCTTCGATGCCCTGGACCAGATGGTCAGCCCGGAGCAGATGGCCGCCAAGCGGGGCAAGCCCGTGGACGAGATCTGGAGCTAG
- the secY gene encoding preprotein translocase subunit SecY yields the protein MAVGSSLGGLAQVGNLTKVDELKRRILFVLGALIVYRIGAHIPTPGIDPDALANFFSQQQGSMLGLFDMFSGGALSRLTVFALGIMPYISASIILQLGTVVSPKLEQLKKEGEAGRRKINVYTRYLTVALATFQGLGVSIALESMESGGSQVVLDPGWGFRATTVITLVAGTTFLMWLGERITEKGIGNGISLIIFAAIVSGLPSALYGTLELARTGEFQPLFVLFLLLMALAVTGFIVFMERAQRRITIQYAKRQVGQKMFGGQSTHLPLKVNMAGVIPPIFASSIILFPVTAANWFGTSEGMGWLQRAAEAISPGQPLYVVLYSIAIIFFCFFYTAIVFNPRDTADNLKKSGGFIPGIRPGEQTANYVDRVLTRLTFFGALYVTAVCLLPEFLIVNWNVPFYFGGTSLLIIVAVTMDTANQIQSHLVSHQYEGLMRKARLKGGRG from the coding sequence ATGGCAGTCGGGAGCAGCCTCGGCGGGCTCGCCCAGGTCGGTAACCTGACCAAGGTCGACGAGCTCAAGCGGCGAATTCTGTTCGTCCTCGGCGCCCTGATCGTGTACCGGATCGGCGCACATATCCCCACCCCGGGCATCGACCCCGATGCGCTGGCGAACTTCTTCAGCCAGCAGCAGGGGTCGATGCTCGGGCTGTTCGACATGTTCTCCGGGGGGGCCCTGTCCCGGCTGACGGTTTTCGCCCTCGGCATCATGCCGTACATCTCCGCCTCCATCATTCTCCAGCTCGGGACGGTGGTTTCACCCAAGCTGGAGCAGCTGAAGAAGGAGGGGGAAGCCGGGCGGCGGAAGATCAACGTCTACACGCGCTATCTTACGGTGGCCCTGGCCACCTTTCAGGGGCTGGGCGTATCCATCGCCCTGGAGTCCATGGAATCCGGCGGTAGCCAGGTGGTCCTCGATCCGGGCTGGGGCTTCCGGGCCACCACTGTGATCACCCTGGTGGCCGGAACCACCTTCCTGATGTGGCTGGGAGAGCGCATCACCGAGAAGGGCATCGGCAACGGCATCTCGCTGATCATCTTCGCCGCCATCGTGTCCGGATTGCCTTCGGCCCTGTACGGCACCCTGGAGCTTGCGCGCACCGGGGAATTCCAACCCTTGTTCGTGCTGTTCCTGCTGCTGATGGCGCTGGCGGTGACCGGTTTCATCGTCTTCATGGAGCGGGCCCAACGACGGATCACCATCCAGTACGCCAAGCGCCAGGTGGGGCAGAAGATGTTCGGCGGGCAGAGCACCCATCTGCCCCTCAAGGTGAACATGGCCGGGGTGATTCCCCCCATTTTCGCCTCCAGCATCATCCTGTTCCCGGTGACCGCGGCCAATTGGTTCGGGACCTCGGAGGGCATGGGATGGCTGCAGCGGGCGGCGGAGGCCATCTCCCCCGGTCAGCCGCTGTACGTGGTGCTGTATTCCATCGCCATCATCTTTTTCTGCTTCTTCTACACGGCCATTGTCTTCAATCCCCGGGACACGGCCGACAACCTGAAGAAGTCCGGTGGCTTCATCCCGGGTATCCGGCCGGGGGAGCAGACGGCCAACTACGTGGATCGGGTGCTGACCCGGCTGACCTTCTTCGGTGCCCTGTACGTGACCGCCGTCTGCCTGCTTCCCGAGTTCCTGATCGTTAACTGGAACGTTCCCTTCTACTTCGGCGGAACGTCCCTGCTGATCATCGTGGCGGTGACCATGGATACCGCCAACCAGATCCAATCCCATCTGGTCTCCCATCAGTACGAGGGTCTGATGCGGAAGGCGCGACTGAAAGGTGGACGAGGCTGA
- the rplE gene encoding 50S ribosomal protein L5 has protein sequence MQARLQQRYKEELAPRLLKEFGYASPMQVPRLDKITINMGVGDAARDRSALDNAMEELTAVTGQKPMVTRARKSVAGFKIRAGMPVGCKVTLRRERMYEFLERFIQVALPRIRDFRGLNGNSFDGQGNYAMGVTEQIIFPEVDYEKIDRVRGMDIIFSTTAPTDEEAKALLDGFGMPFRN, from the coding sequence ATGCAAGCCCGGTTACAGCAGCGCTACAAGGAGGAGCTCGCTCCCCGGCTGTTGAAGGAGTTCGGCTACGCCAGCCCCATGCAGGTTCCCCGGCTGGATAAGATCACCATCAACATGGGGGTCGGGGACGCCGCGCGGGACCGCTCCGCTCTGGATAACGCCATGGAGGAGCTGACGGCCGTCACCGGCCAGAAGCCCATGGTGACGCGGGCGCGGAAGTCCGTGGCCGGTTTCAAGATCCGGGCTGGCATGCCGGTGGGGTGCAAGGTCACGCTGCGGCGCGAGCGGATGTACGAGTTCCTCGAGCGCTTCATTCAGGTGGCTTTGCCCCGGATCCGCGATTTCCGCGGCCTGAACGGCAATTCCTTCGACGGCCAAGGCAACTATGCCATGGGCGTGACCGAACAGATCATCTTCCCCGAGGTGGATTACGAGAAGATCGATCGCGTCCGGGGAATGGACATCATCTTTTCCACGACGGCACCCACCGACGAGGAAGCCAAGGCCCTCCTCGACGGTTTCGGTATGCCGTTCCGGAACTAA
- the rpsM gene encoding 30S ribosomal protein S13, producing the protein MARIAGVNIPVRKRVEIALTYIYGVGHTRAKEICQQAGVDPSTRVKDLTDSEEVAIRDTVNGYTVEGDLRREVTMNIKRLRDIGSYRGIRHRRGLPVRGQNTKNNARTRKGPRKPINR; encoded by the coding sequence ATGGCCCGCATTGCAGGTGTCAATATCCCCGTGCGCAAGCGGGTGGAGATTGCCCTGACCTACATCTATGGGGTAGGTCACACCCGAGCGAAGGAAATCTGCCAGCAGGCCGGGGTGGACCCCTCCACACGCGTCAAGGATCTCACCGACAGCGAGGAGGTGGCCATCCGCGACACGGTGAACGGGTACACCGTGGAGGGCGATCTGCGCCGCGAGGTGACCATGAACATCAAGCGCCTCCGGGATATCGGCAGCTACCGGGGAATCCGGCACCGGCGAGGCCTGCCCGTTCGGGGCCAGAACACCAAGAACAATGCGCGCACCCGGAAGGGGCCGCGCAAGCCGATCAACCGCTAG
- the rplN gene encoding 50S ribosomal protein L14, translating into MIQMQTRLGIADNSGAREVQAIKVLGGSKRRFANIGDVIKVTVKEAAPRGRVKKGGVYNAVVVRSAKGVRRQDGSVIRFDRNAAVLLNDSLEPIGTRIFGPVTRELRSKNFMKIISLAPEVL; encoded by the coding sequence ATGATTCAGATGCAAACCCGTCTAGGGATTGCCGATAACAGCGGGGCCCGCGAGGTACAGGCCATCAAGGTGCTCGGCGGCTCCAAGCGGCGATTCGCGAACATCGGCGATGTGATCAAGGTGACCGTCAAGGAGGCCGCCCCCCGCGGCCGCGTCAAGAAGGGCGGGGTCTACAACGCGGTGGTGGTCCGCTCCGCGAAGGGCGTGCGGCGGCAGGACGGTTCCGTGATCCGGTTCGACCGGAACGCGGCGGTCCTGCTCAACGACTCCCTCGAGCCGATCGGCACCCGGATCTTCGGTCCGGTTACCCGTGAGCTCCGGTCCAAGAACTTCATGAAGATCATATCCCTGGCCCCGGAAGTCCTGTAA
- the rpsC gene encoding 30S ribosomal protein S3, with amino-acid sequence MGQKVHPIGMRLGIVKNWDSRWLAERKEYSDQLAEDIRIRNFIEDRLRHAAVSKVVIERPARNARISIYTARPGMVIGKKGEDIEKLRRAVQKLSSEQIHINIEEIRKPETEAMLVAENVAQQLERRVSFRRAMKRAVGNAMRLGAQGIKISAGGRLGGAEIARTEWYREGRVPLHTLRADIDYGLAEAKTTYGVIGVKVWIFKGEVLEEQETSASTSAQAQAG; translated from the coding sequence ATGGGACAGAAAGTCCACCCGATCGGGATGCGCCTGGGGATCGTCAAGAATTGGGATTCCCGCTGGCTGGCGGAGCGCAAGGAATACTCCGACCAGCTCGCCGAGGACATCCGGATCCGCAACTTCATTGAGGACCGGCTCCGGCATGCCGCCGTCTCCAAGGTGGTGATCGAGCGCCCGGCCCGTAACGCCCGGATCAGCATTTATACCGCGCGTCCGGGCATGGTGATCGGCAAGAAGGGCGAGGACATCGAGAAGCTGCGCCGTGCGGTGCAGAAGCTCTCCTCGGAGCAGATCCATATCAATATCGAGGAGATCCGCAAGCCCGAGACCGAGGCCATGCTGGTGGCGGAGAACGTCGCCCAGCAGTTGGAGCGGCGGGTCTCCTTCCGGCGGGCCATGAAGCGCGCCGTGGGTAACGCCATGCGGCTCGGTGCCCAGGGCATCAAGATCTCCGCCGGCGGACGCCTTGGTGGCGCCGAGATCGCTCGCACCGAATGGTACCGGGAAGGCCGCGTGCCTCTGCACACCCTGCGCGCCGATATCGATTACGGTCTGGCCGAGGCCAAGACCACCTACGGTGTGATCGGCGTGAAGGTGTGGATCTTCAAGGGCGAGGTGCTCGAGGAGCAGGAAACCTCCGCCTCCACCTCCGCTCAGGCCCAGGCCGGCTAG
- the rplO gene encoding 50S ribosomal protein L15: MKINELKPAPGSRKARKRVGRGESSGWGKTSAKGHKGQKARSGGSIKAGFEGGQMPLQRRLPKRGFHNRFAERYAEIRLDHLNAFEDGAEITEETLRQAGIMKTADRWAKLLGSGNLERRVTVKLSKVTGGARKAVEGAGGTVVEG, translated from the coding sequence ATGAAGATCAACGAGCTGAAGCCGGCACCGGGTAGCCGCAAGGCGCGCAAGCGGGTCGGCCGGGGGGAGTCCTCGGGCTGGGGCAAGACCTCCGCTAAGGGCCACAAGGGGCAGAAGGCACGCTCCGGCGGCTCCATCAAGGCGGGCTTCGAGGGCGGGCAGATGCCCCTGCAGCGCCGCCTGCCGAAGCGAGGCTTCCACAACCGCTTTGCCGAGCGCTACGCGGAGATCCGCCTGGATCACCTGAACGCCTTTGAGGACGGGGCCGAGATCACCGAGGAAACCCTGCGCCAGGCCGGGATCATGAAGACCGCCGACCGCTGGGCCAAGCTGCTGGGCTCCGGGAACCTGGAGCGGCGGGTCACGGTGAAGCTGAGCAAGGTTACCGGGGGCGCCCGGAAAGCCGTGGAGGGCGCTGGCGGCACCGTGGTGGAGGGCTGA
- the rplR gene encoding 50S ribosomal protein L18, translated as MSKITKNHRRQRRARKARAKIREQGKARLAVFRSSKHIYAQIIDDQQGHTLASASTVDTELAKDLTQSGNVEAAKKVGATLAERAKQAGVGDVAFDRGGFQYHGRVKALAEAARENGLKF; from the coding sequence ATGAGCAAGATCACGAAGAATCATCGCAGGCAACGGCGCGCCCGCAAGGCCCGCGCGAAGATCCGCGAGCAGGGGAAAGCTCGGCTGGCCGTTTTCCGGTCCTCCAAGCACATCTACGCCCAGATCATCGACGACCAGCAGGGCCACACCCTGGCGAGCGCGTCCACCGTGGACACGGAGCTCGCCAAGGACCTGACCCAGAGCGGCAACGTTGAGGCCGCCAAAAAGGTGGGCGCTACGCTTGCCGAGCGGGCCAAACAGGCCGGGGTCGGCGACGTGGCCTTTGACCGGGGCGGGTTTCAGTACCACGGCCGGGTCAAGGCCCTCGCCGAGGCCGCGCGCGAGAACGGCCTGAAGTTCTAG
- a CDS encoding adenylate kinase — protein MVLLGPPGAGKGTQGQMLSQRLGIPQIATGDILRNAVANGTDIGLKAKSYMDAGDLVPDEIMVEIIRERLQEPDAQQGYILDGFPRTVAQAEALDEMLEAIGQRLDRVVHVDVDNETLVERLSGRLICRDCGATYHVRFHPPAKDRVCDECGGELYQREDDQEETVRSRLEVFAERTQPLVDYYRQQGIYHKVDGDREPETVLGDILRLTEAG, from the coding sequence ATGGTCCTACTTGGCCCTCCGGGGGCCGGCAAGGGAACCCAGGGGCAGATGCTCTCCCAGCGACTGGGCATCCCCCAGATCGCCACGGGCGACATCTTGCGCAACGCGGTGGCCAACGGCACCGACATCGGGCTGAAGGCGAAATCCTACATGGACGCCGGGGACCTAGTTCCCGACGAGATCATGGTGGAGATCATCCGGGAGCGCCTCCAGGAGCCCGATGCCCAACAGGGCTACATCCTGGACGGCTTCCCTCGGACCGTTGCCCAGGCCGAGGCCCTGGACGAGATGCTCGAGGCCATCGGCCAGCGGCTCGATCGGGTGGTCCACGTGGACGTGGATAACGAGACACTGGTGGAACGGCTTTCCGGGCGGCTGATCTGCCGGGATTGCGGGGCCACCTACCACGTCCGCTTTCATCCGCCCGCCAAGGACCGGGTATGCGATGAATGCGGGGGCGAGCTCTACCAGCGCGAGGACGACCAGGAAGAGACCGTCCGCTCGCGTCTGGAGGTGTTCGCCGAGCGCACCCAGCCCCTTGTGGATTATTACCGCCAGCAGGGGATCTACCACAAGGTGGACGGGGATCGGGAGCCCGAGACGGTGCTTGGCGACATCCTTCGGCTCACTGAGGCAGGGTAA
- the rpmC gene encoding 50S ribosomal protein L29, whose amino-acid sequence MASKVEEIRNLSAEDRAQKLKDLRDEQFNLRFQHSTGQLENTARMRQVRREIAQVKTVMNEQVEAAE is encoded by the coding sequence ATGGCGAGCAAAGTTGAGGAGATTCGGAACCTGAGCGCGGAAGATCGGGCGCAGAAGCTCAAGGACCTGCGGGACGAGCAGTTCAACCTGCGCTTCCAGCACAGCACCGGTCAACTGGAGAACACGGCCCGGATGCGCCAGGTTCGCCGGGAGATCGCCCAGGTCAAGACGGTGATGAACGAACAGGTCGAGGCGGCGGAATAA
- the rpsK gene encoding 30S ribosomal protein S11, which produces MAKQQRRATRTKKKVKKNVAEGVAHIQATFNNTLVNISDRQGNTLCWSTPGATGFKGSRKSTPFAAQVAAEQAARVAQEHGIQSLDVEVKGPGPGRESAVRSLHAAGIKITSIRDVTPLPHNGCRPPKKRRV; this is translated from the coding sequence ATGGCAAAGCAACAGCGCCGCGCCACGCGCACGAAGAAGAAAGTCAAAAAGAACGTAGCCGAGGGGGTGGCCCACATCCAGGCCACCTTCAACAATACCTTGGTGAACATCTCCGACCGGCAGGGCAACACCCTCTGCTGGTCCACCCCGGGCGCCACGGGCTTCAAGGGCTCGCGTAAGAGCACGCCCTTTGCCGCGCAGGTCGCGGCGGAGCAGGCCGCCAGGGTGGCGCAGGAGCACGGGATCCAGAGCCTGGATGTGGAGGTGAAGGGACCGGGGCCGGGTCGGGAGTCGGCCGTTCGCTCCCTGCACGCGGCGGGTATCAAGATCACCAGCATCCGCGATGTGACCCCCCTGCCCCACAACGGCTGCCGGCCGCCGAAGAAGCGTCGGGTGTAA
- the infA gene encoding translation initiation factor IF-1, whose amino-acid sequence MAKEDTIEMQGEIVETLPNATFRVELENGHEVIAHISGKMRKNYIRILPGDKVTVELTPYDLNRGRITYRAK is encoded by the coding sequence ATGGCCAAGGAAGATACCATCGAGATGCAGGGCGAGATCGTGGAGACCCTGCCCAACGCCACCTTTCGGGTGGAGCTGGAGAACGGCCACGAGGTGATCGCCCACATCTCCGGAAAGATGCGGAAGAACTACATCCGGATCCTCCCCGGGGACAAGGTCACCGTGGAGCTCACCCCCTACGACCTAAACCGGGGCAGGATCACATACCGGGCGAAATGA
- the rplV gene encoding 50S ribosomal protein L22, which produces MSEEKLEARAITRSVRLSPRKTRLVVDQIRGKPVEKALEYLTFERQKPAHYVRKTLDSAISNAEHNEGLDVDQLVVKEAFVNEGPALKRFRPRAMGRATMIQKPTSHITIVVAQA; this is translated from the coding sequence ATGAGTGAAGAAAAGCTTGAAGCACGGGCCATAACCCGGTCAGTGCGGCTTTCTCCGCGCAAGACCCGTCTGGTGGTGGACCAGATCCGCGGCAAGCCGGTCGAGAAGGCGCTGGAATACCTCACCTTCGAGCGGCAGAAACCGGCCCACTACGTCCGCAAGACCCTGGATTCCGCCATCTCGAACGCAGAGCACAACGAGGGGCTGGACGTGGATCAGCTCGTCGTCAAGGAAGCGTTCGTGAATGAGGGCCCGGCCCTGAAAAGGTTTCGGCCCCGGGCGATGGGACGGGCCACCATGATCCAGAAGCCCACCAGCCACATCACCATCGTGGTGGCGCAGGCATAA
- the rplF gene encoding 50S ribosomal protein L6: MSRIANAPVRVPEKVEVKIEPDTIRVTGPQGELEQPVHPRVRIEEEEGALRFRPTDTSRKSVAFAGTMRSLVNNMVTGVNEGFERRLEINGVGYRADAKGQTLNLQLGFSHPVAYEIPEGVSVSVEGNAVVVRGASKEAVGQVAADIRSYRPPEPYKGKGIRLADERIIRKEAKKK; this comes from the coding sequence ATGTCCCGTATCGCAAATGCCCCCGTGCGGGTCCCGGAAAAGGTCGAGGTCAAGATTGAGCCCGATACCATCCGAGTGACGGGCCCCCAGGGCGAGCTGGAGCAGCCCGTGCACCCGCGGGTCCGCATTGAGGAGGAGGAAGGCGCCCTGCGCTTCCGCCCCACCGACACCTCCCGGAAATCCGTGGCCTTCGCGGGCACCATGCGCTCGCTGGTGAACAACATGGTCACCGGCGTCAACGAAGGCTTCGAGCGGCGCCTGGAGATCAACGGGGTCGGTTACCGCGCCGACGCCAAGGGCCAGACCCTTAACCTGCAGCTTGGCTTTTCCCATCCGGTGGCCTACGAGATCCCGGAAGGGGTGTCCGTCTCCGTGGAGGGCAATGCGGTGGTGGTTCGCGGGGCGAGCAAGGAAGCCGTCGGTCAGGTTGCCGCCGACATCCGCAGCTATCGGCCTCCCGAGCCTTACAAGGGCAAGGGAATTCGCCTCGCGGATGAGCGCATTATCCGCAAAGAAGCCAAGAAGAAGTAG
- a CDS encoding type Z 30S ribosomal protein S14: MPRKSLIAKAKRKQKFTVREYNRCNNCGRARAYYRKFGLCRLCLRKHALKGEVPGVTKSSW; the protein is encoded by the coding sequence GTGCCACGGAAATCGTTAATCGCCAAGGCCAAGCGCAAGCAGAAGTTCACGGTGCGGGAATACAACCGCTGCAACAACTGCGGACGTGCGCGCGCCTATTATCGGAAGTTCGGACTGTGCCGGCTCTGCCTCCGGAAGCACGCCCTGAAGGGCGAGGTTCCGGGCGTGACGAAGTCCAGCTGGTAG
- the rpsH gene encoding 30S ribosomal protein S8: MSMTDPIADMLTRIRNGQMAEKHTVSMPASKLKTAVARILQEEGFIAGHEEHDEGNGKRTLTVELKYFKGEPVITYLQRASRPGLRRYAGADEIPKVLRGLGVVILTTSKGVMTDRQARAENIGGELLCTVY; this comes from the coding sequence ATGAGCATGACCGACCCTATCGCCGACATGCTGACCCGTATCCGCAACGGGCAGATGGCCGAAAAACACACGGTCAGCATGCCGGCCTCGAAGCTGAAAACCGCCGTCGCCCGCATCCTTCAGGAGGAAGGGTTCATCGCCGGCCATGAGGAGCACGACGAGGGGAACGGTAAGCGCACCCTTACCGTCGAGCTCAAGTACTTCAAAGGCGAGCCGGTGATCACCTACCTCCAGCGGGCGAGCCGCCCTGGCCTCCGCCGTTACGCCGGCGCCGACGAGATCCCCAAGGTCCTCCGCGGCCTGGGGGTGGTGATCCTCACCACGTCCAAGGGCGTGATGACCGATCGCCAAGCGCGGGCCGAGAACATCGGCGGCGAGCTACTCTGCACCGTCTACTGA
- the rpsQ gene encoding 30S ribosomal protein S17 has translation MNGVVVSNKGEKTAVVRVNYRRPDELYGKYVRRSTKLHVHDPENTCQEGDFVTVEEARRVSKNKAWRLVEVVEKAVQV, from the coding sequence ATGAATGGCGTCGTGGTCAGTAACAAGGGCGAAAAGACCGCCGTGGTCCGCGTGAATTACCGGCGGCCGGACGAGCTCTACGGCAAGTACGTGCGGCGCTCCACCAAGCTCCACGTCCACGACCCGGAGAACACCTGCCAGGAAGGCGACTTCGTGACCGTCGAAGAGGCCCGGAGGGTCTCCAAGAACAAGGCCTGGCGCCTCGTGGAAGTCGTGGAGAAGGCCGTCCAGGTCTAG
- the rplX gene encoding 50S ribosomal protein L24 has protein sequence MQRIKKGDDVVVRSGKDAGKRGTVQRVLPRDNRVVVANANMVKRHVRPNPQAGIAGGIQEREAALDLSKVNPFCRTCNKGVRIGFKTLEDGRKVRVCRSCGEALDS, from the coding sequence ATGCAAAGAATTAAGAAAGGCGACGATGTGGTCGTCCGCAGCGGGAAGGACGCCGGCAAGCGCGGCACCGTGCAACGGGTTCTCCCCCGGGATAACCGGGTGGTGGTCGCCAACGCGAACATGGTGAAGCGGCACGTCCGGCCCAACCCGCAGGCAGGAATCGCGGGGGGGATCCAGGAGCGGGAGGCAGCCTTGGATTTGTCCAAGGTGAACCCCTTCTGCCGGACCTGTAACAAGGGTGTCCGGATCGGATTCAAGACCCTCGAGGATGGTCGCAAGGTTCGGGTATGCCGTTCCTGCGGCGAGGCATTGGACAGTTAG
- the rpmD gene encoding 50S ribosomal protein L30 yields MAGTIRITLTKSPIGSKQKHRATLRGLGLRRMNHTVEREDTPQVRGMVRAVAHLVRVEEPA; encoded by the coding sequence ATGGCAGGTACCATCCGGATAACCCTTACCAAGAGCCCCATCGGCTCGAAGCAGAAGCACCGCGCCACCCTCCGTGGGCTGGGGCTGCGCCGGATGAACCATACCGTGGAGCGGGAGGACACCCCGCAGGTCCGCGGCATGGTCCGCGCGGTCGCCCACCTCGTGCGAGTCGAGGAGCCAGCATGA